A stretch of Scheffersomyces stipitis CBS 6054 chromosome 2, complete sequence DNA encodes these proteins:
- the COX17 gene encoding Cytochrome c oxidase assembly protein/Cu2+ chaperone (involved in copper metabolism and assembly of cytochrome oxidase~go_component mitochondrial intermembrane space~go_funtion copper ion binding; copper chaperone activity~go_process copper ion transport), producing MSAPACEIKKENKPKPCCVCLDEKKLRDECLLFNGQESGKCNELIQGYKVCMKGFGFETN from the coding sequence ATGTCAGCTCCAGCCTgtgaaatcaagaaagaaaacaagcCCAAGCCCTGCTGTGTGTGCCTCGacgaaaagaagttgagagatGAAtgtcttctcttcaacGGTCAAGAAAGTGGAAAGTGCAACGAATTGATCCAAGGATACAAGGTCTGCATGAAAGGCTTTGGCTTCGAGACCAACTAG
- a CDS encoding predicted protein: MTCSKIHPSDILSLPVIILSLVLPVSNNDSSPDDGKCELIGTFSLLTQAFLGLLCLSSLIIKRSYEYPIRRTWSVWFFDVSKQLIGALGVHIFNVLLSLIKSGDLGDEIADKSKLPKVPNSPVVAPPASEGSDPCDWYFLNIVFDCTVGVFILYHVFKVVTKFCKSYLGITQIESGQYGPDVNRPSVRAYLKQLSIYFTSLMITKLILFVAMECFETQLLWITKHILLVWLDEYPDEFEIFIVMFVVPIFMNCLQLVLIDNFIRNQVWSRVNKRMHEEHPNDRDVQVQQQEIAELLQEELLAQEEIQSKQSLQIHECVNNSDSSDSSHSTLVDKKQKNSYGTFDEV; this comes from the exons ATGACTTGTCTGAAGATACACCCGTCAGATATACTTTCTCTTCCGGTCATAATACTCTCGCTTGTTCTACCTGTCTC CAACAACGATTCGAGTCCTGATGACGGAAAATGTGAGTTGATAGGGACATTTTCGCTCTTGACTCAGGCATTTTTGggtcttctttgtcttctgtCGCTTATAATCAAACGTTCCTACGAGTATCCCATTAGGAGAACATGGTCTGTGTGGTTTTTCGATGTTTCCAAACAGTTGATTGGTGCTTTAGGTGTtcacatcttcaatgttCTACTTTCTCTTATCAAGCTGGGAGACCTAGGGGACGAAATTGCTGATAAACTGAAGCTTCCCAAAGTACCCAACTCTCCCGTCGTAGCTCCACCGGCCTCTGAAGGATCAGACCCATGCGATTGGTACTTCCTCAACATCGTTTTTGATTGCACTGTAGGTGTTTTCATCTTGTACCATGTTTTCAAAGTAGTTACCAAATTCTGTAAGTCGTATTTGGGCATTACTCAGATCGAGTCTGGCCAGTATGGACCGGATGTGAATCGGCCATCAGTGCGGGCATACTTGAAGCAGTTGCTGATCTACTTCACTTCGTTGATGATTACCAAACTCATTTTGTTTGTAGCTATGGAATGCTTTGAGACTCAATTATTGTGGATTACGAAGCACATTTTGCTTGTCTGGCTAGACGAGTATCCCGACgaatttgaaatcttcaTTGTCATGTTTGTGGTACCGATTTTCATGAACTGTTTGCAACTTGTGTTGattgacaacttcatcCGTAATCAGGTCTGGCTGAGAGTCAACAAACGGATGCATGAAGAACATCCAAACGACAGGGACGTACAAGTCCAACAACAGGAAATAGCCGAACTCCTTCAAGAGGAACTCCTAGCTCAGGAGGAA atccaaagcaaacagaGTCTCCAGATTCACGAATGTGTAAATAACAGCGATAGTAGTGACAGCAGCCATTCCACTTTGGTAgacaagaagcagaagaatAGTTACGGAACCTTTGACGAGGTATAA
- a CDS encoding translation initiation factor (go_component eukaryotic translation initiation factor 2B complex~go_funtion translation initiation factor activity; GTP binding~go_process translational initiation) has protein sequence MASTAKTLQAIKFDKENISLQILDQLLLPYTTHYLDIKTIEDAFSAIRLMQVRGAPAIAIVGAFAVVVDTNASLKNGGNKTVSKLFDSIDYLETSRPTAVNLANALNDIKKLVSAKFGQNDLVDEDVYQIIYKYSVALYEDDLANNFKIGANGLNYIVETLKKDGFKGAFSIVTICNTGSLATSGHGTALGIIRSTYDKLKKSESSEEFWLDHVYPCETRPYNQGAKLTTYELHYEQIPFTLICDNMVSSLVNTLSSNKNIQDNAAAPVKFIIVGADRVVKNGDTANKIGTFQLSTIANFFNSNKLSGSANKIKFIVAAPRTTIDLNTATGDEIVIEERPANELTTLKGPVLREDGSIGDKYTVGIATPGISVWNPAFDVTPHALIDAIVTEEEKVYTKNSHGEFELSK, from the coding sequence ATGGCTTCTACCGCTAAAACACTCCAGGCAATCAAATTTGACAAGGAGAATATTTCGCTCCAAATCTTGGACCAGCTTTTGCTTCCTTACACAACCCACTATCTCGATATCAAGACGATCGAAGATGCTTTTCTGGCTATCAGGCTCATGCAAGTGAGAGGAGCACCTGCAATTGCCATTGTAGGAGcttttgctgttgttgtggaCACCAATGCCTCCTTGAAAAATGGTGGAAACAAGACTGTGTCCAAGTTGTTTGACTCAATTGACTATTTGGAGACTTCCAGACCCACAGCTGTCAACCTAGCCAATGCACTCAAtgatatcaagaagttggttaGTGCAAAATTTGGCCAGAATGAccttgtagatgaagacgtATATCAGATCATCTACAAGTATTCTGTAGCCTTGTACGAAGACGATTTggccaacaacttcaagatagGCGCCAACGGCTTGAACTACATCGTAGAaacattgaagaaggatGGTTTCAAGGGCGCTTTCTCCATAGTTACTATTTGTAACACGGGCTCCTTGGCTACTTCTGGTCATGGAACGGCGTTGGGGATTATTCGTTCCACTTAcgacaaattgaagaagtcagaaTCCAGTGAGGAATTCTGGCTCGACCACGTTTATCCGTGTGAGACACGTCCATATAACCAGGGTGCCAAGTTAACTACATACGAGTTGCACTACGAGCAGATTCCATTCACATTGATCTGTGACAATATGGTTTCGTCGTTGGTGAATACTTTAAGTAGTAACAAAAACATCCAGGACAACGCTGCAGCTCCAGTCAAGTTCATTATTGTAGGTGCAGACAGAGTCGTCAAGAATGGAGACACTGCCAACAAGATCGGCACGTTCCAGTTGTCCACTATcgccaacttcttcaactccaataaGCTTTCTGGTTCTGccaacaaaatcaagttCATTGTGGCAGCCCCAAGAACTACCATTGATCTCAACACTGCTACAGGTGACGAAATTGTGATTGAGGAAAGACCTGCTAACGAATTGACCACTCTTAAGGGTCCCGTGTTGAGGGAAGATGGTTCCATAGGTGATAAATACACTGTGGGAATCGCCACTCCAGGTATTTCGGTTTGGAATCCAGCTTTCGATGTCACTCCACATGCTTTGATCGACGCTATTGTcacagaggaagaaaaagtatACACTAAGAATAGCCATGGAGAGTTTGAATTGTCGAAGTAG
- the REG1 gene encoding RNA processing protein — protein MSMSNNEVFCGGATTSQHVDAQDDDHFENTTFKLKRTRSMGLLDEFIPEKLAAAASSTTTNTADQNTDHIASTTNTSSNSSIDSNIINAGGENDIINIENNIISNNADSSIDSDAISPPVSSVSPGLTPTPLSLKSPELLPHDDTDITTEPSVHVDYLSHQWDVSDISRSWRYVISKRKDVANSARLENASWRTWAQRRCNLKTISPEVVNWSKDSDVTWLYGPILKDDKPLYPDSTSDHKAITTASSVVAGDISIPNKSHVSAPKPILKRRTVQDMMISHSNLLKLQLATNKMYQKQREKQLSIQQQQQHQQKQHIQDGKSKHTPEFDDYDAISAKLNSQYKNVSGSSENSSQNSSVTRLQSLLQKSQGSTSNLKHQPQTPDFGPALLAKDVDEADFSMFLGTSDSVTIPVTEEKHKEKRHIHFNDEVTQCIAVDHFSDNEYEEEDDDYYYDPDTGSEDEFDGYIYENSTNYGENVESTPAYNSDEDDDDEDDDDEDEEGGFFLKVKSPSIPQSNIPGLSASAGGQISSQREPEATEDSDSVSTNNSKSYKTIQLLPSTSLNYGSDEESDEENPYTSSLSHNVNNDVSRGYDYYYDYNTVYTVDPSHAIYGTNKKDTPDVVDVPENITMGSNFDYEIIENDDFASNIDGRNALPIINPAIINSNNINNQNINQNTASYVQYNASANAGSPASPPTIPIPKAAPSAIPSSISGTSPFSLSDSENSDDESDEGLSIGARTSSHSLAQQVFGQAMSESVSNNSAKRHFPEAFETPQPSSAPVSSINPNHSSASISKMPTSSSSLSQSFFGGAALTKQRQSSNSLSEQFFNAQPTTPASISQPQPQHQATDVGSSQWFTVSPESSPAPLQKTLSNTQRKASPLPPHTTSANAFSGNTTPPPSQPPTGSTSRQQSKTFLFDDSDSDSDVDYVENVAPLNVAGPGANSPSYATLASVADKSGVKSPSPDVSNANENNDNQSPQSRNIVGQAKGLANHFLGGWKQ, from the exons ATGTCAATGTCCAACAACGAGGTGTTCTGTGGAGGCGCTACCACGTCTCAGCATGTCGACGCTCAGGATGATGATCACTTTGAGAACACAACGTTTAAGTTGAAACGAACGAGATCCATGGGGCTACTCGACGAGTTCATCCCGGAGAAACTTGCAGCAGCGGCAAGCTCTACAACAACCAATACTGCCGATCAGAATACAGATCATATTGCTTCTACTACTAATACTTCTAGTAAC CTGAGCATAGACAGCAACATCATCAACGCTGGGGGTGAAAATGATATCATCAACATAGAAAACAATATCATCTCTAACAATGCTGATTCTTCTATTGATTCCGATGCCATATCACCTccagtttcttcagtttcacCGGGATTGACTCCAACGCCGCTTTCGCTCAAAAGCCCGGAGTTACTACCCCACGACGATACAGACATCACGACTGAGCCATCAGTACACGTCGATTACTTGTCACATCAATGGGATGTGAGCGACATTCTGAGATCATGGCGTTATGTGATTCTGAAGAGAAAAGATGTAGCTAACTCTGCCCGACTCGAGAACGCCAGTTGGCGAACTTGGGCTCAACGTAGATGcaatttgaagacgatAAGCCCGGAAGTCGTCAACTGGTCCAAAGACTCCGATGTTACGTGGCTCTACGGTCCTATTCTCAAGGATGACAAACCACTCTATCCGGATTCGACTTCTGATCATAAGGCGATCACAACGGCTTCTTCGGTCGTCGCCGGTGACATTTCCATACCCAACAAGTCACATGTACTGGCACCGAAGCCAATTTTAAAACGTAGAACGGTTCAGGACATGATGATCAGCCATctgaacttgttgaagctcCAGCTTGCCACTAACAAAATGTACCAGAAACAGCGTGAAAAACAGCTTCTGatccagcaacagcaacagcatcaGCAAAAGCAGCATATCCAGGACGGAAAGAGCAAACATACGCCCGAATTTGACGACTATGATGCCATTCtggccaagttgaattCGCAGTACAAAAATGTCAGCGGctcttctgaaaattcaTCCCAAAACAGCAGTGTAACCAGGCTTCAAAGTTTGCTTCAGAAATCGCAAGGTTCTACTTCAAATCTCAAGCACCAGCCCCAAACTCCAGATTTTGGCCCCGCTCTTCTAGCAAAGGATGTAGACGAAGCCGATTTCTCGATGTTTTTAGGTAC TTCAGACAGTGTTACGATTCCAGTTACAGAAGAGAAGCATAAGGAAAAACGTCATATTCATTTCAACGACGAAGTAACCCAATGCATAGCTGTAGATCACTTTTCTGATAACGAGtatgaagaggaagacgatGATTATTACTACGACCCCGATACTGGTTCTGAAGACGAGTTTGATGGCTACATCTACGAGAATTCTACGAATTACGGTGAAAATGTTGAGTCTACTCCAGCCTACAATAgcgatgaagacgatgacgatgaagacgatgacgatgaagacgaagagggTGGCTTTTTCCTCAAGGTGAAGTCGCCTTCAATTCCACAGTCGAACATTCCAGGGTTGCTGGCATCTGCTGGAGGTCAGATTTCTTCACAACGAGAACCGGAAGCCACTGAAGACTCTGATTCTGTATCTACAAACAATAGCAAGCTGTATAAGACGATTCAGTTGTTACCATCAACTTCGTTAAACTATGGAtcagacgaagaaagcGACGAGGAGAATCCTTACACTTCCAGTTTGTCTCACAATGTCAATAACGACGTAAGTAGAGGTTACGATTACTACTACGACTACAACACGGTGTATACGGTCGACCCAAGTCATGCAATCTACGGaaccaacaagaaagacACGCCCGATGTAGTAGATGTACCAGAGAACATCACTATGGGCTCAAACTTCGACTACGAGATTATAGAGAACGACGACTTTGCTCTGAATATAGACGGAAGAAACGCTTTACCTATAATTAACCCGGCCAtcatcaacagcaacaacatcaacaaccagAACATCAATCAGAATACCGCCAGTTATGTTCAATACAATGCCAGTGCGAATGCTGGGAGTCCAGCTTCTCCTCCAACTATTCCCATACCGAAAGCTGCACCTTCTGCCATTCCCAGCTCGATCTCAGGAACGTCTCCTTTCAGTTTGAGTGATTCAGAAAACAGCGACGATGAATCTGATGAAGGATTGTCTATTGGAGCCAGAACTTCGTCTCACTCCTTAGCTCAACAAGTGTTTGGCCAGGCAATGTCTGAAAGTGTCAGTAATAATAGTGCCAaaagacattttcctgAAGCTTTTGAGACTCCACAACCCTCTTCGGCTCCTGTCAGTAGTATAAATCCTAATCATTCGTCAGCATCAATATCTAAGATGCCAACCTCGTCTAGTTCGTTATCTCAGCTGTTCTTTGGAGGTGCTGCTTTGACAAAACAGAGGCAGTCGTCGAATTCATTATCTGAACAATTCTTTAATGCTCAACCAACAACTCCTGCTTCAATTCTGCAGCCACAACCACAGCACCAAGCTACAGACGTAGGTTCCAGTCAGTGGTTTACCGTTTCCCCTGAGAGCTCGCCTGCTCCATTGCAGAAGACACTTTCGAATACCCAGAGAAAGGCTTCTCCCTTACCTCCACATACCACTTCAGCGAATGCCTTTCTGGGAAATACAACTCCTCCACCACTGCAACCTCCTACCGGTCTGACATCGAGGCAACAGTCCAAGACGTTCTTGTTTGACGATTCAGACTCAGACTCAGACGTAGACTACGTAGAGAATGTAGCCCCGTTGAATGTGGCAGGCCCCGGAGCCAACAGCCCGAGCTATGCGACATTGGCCCTGGTAGCAGACAAGAGCGGTGTGAAGTCGCCGTCCCCTGATGTTTCTAATGCCAATGAGAATAACGATAATCAAAGTCCTCAGTCTCGAAACATAGTGGGTCAGGCTAAGGGTTTGGCCAACCACTTCTTAGGCGGCTGGAAGCAGTAG
- a CDS encoding loss upsets vacuole, with protein MPEEKIPDTILRKASVNESEDLNDDLQNVSDDSESSDTFSNIQSANMPYSNSVHNAIPSGKHRRTGSAMSFRNSIDNESVFSSTVYYNILNSQSVNPDDSLNTIQGEYSPLGPNSIYELTIGSDTARARRKKAPKSSVTINGGLTTVANLKFPTTRDIPQIQLVKLKSRVKDSDLQAKYVANLEDEYKSFESSYRQLTQDTLFKFTQQEQGKVSASSSVANFQDVEFGSDELSAIPKVYLEEEFRLDDPRVFKQVIEGASIIPSDNDDPSSHLVNNTALQERISHYLDIVEVSLIKEISKTSDSFFSTIGDIEKIQTHSNECVDKFQSMKEKLEQVENGHSRKGLQIFDKLVQKKNVEHLESCLLQLKYVVSTFDLANKSFTNSQYSKCLTETILTECLVEGLNKNQIEDESLRALYPSFQFPLVDLTGLPALIHLRNDLQTLKDECSKGYINDFIQVLLDDLRTHCRSVPVQDTLNRLYNGIDKTKKYHSKPVNNSYLVITDSKRQQLMDYVRNLAKSGRMVQAYSSYQDRIMTEIKDIIKTNLPTQSQNGSTDMSNTPSRSASVPPESLNSNPSAISQSQTGESLQVPHSTNTSLSSNIKSLTPKEFEQMFIKTYADLSECLRRLTAHQKLLLDLALTTTTSLAPDFDIMSLDISIAISKAIELTQVRLTRVINVRSEQTADLTVPFYLRLNSITSAYLQECELISPGFNGSALSEWFRNHLNYFVHRFHHNALKALVTDTNRDTWKEVTSAEALSEAQEIVDEITGYTDYILLNGNTGFSGEKWLEPLDFHEKPEVHQDTKVVENDKIRVTIGSESFMIPSLALRSVRQIRDYLIIAKVFTSTASSIENNLLNYFKLLNSKTYQAVLNAGATRTAGLKHIFPKHIALCIQLVEFNLSLLDRLKTVFPSRESTPVPVSGSPSEDLSFARIISNYKDHENELFSKLVSILHDRTVTHSATIKNINWSEPLKHPQQCHQYMETLVKDTLTVTKAISRYLPELKCSLILSQIFDNYKRILVECYCTQLPQFKDFNEKHMVLKDIDYFRVKLCELPGYGNSGQVIWENVNSLPTVEDTKMEEVMRHNIADERLQISSVRGSAKSSLEVQRSSEEKQRKTEVQPITENLPGQELLVSAIEPEEEKELPISEKEAVPKNEIAEKEDSEIDTEILEKAAVTAPEIAVDEEEPEKDEVIDKQLPVIDENDAKPGDGALLPEKEAPQSDPDDIVNGPVQDKEEPAKGDSVQIDEDVKLASEVENPTGGVAEEPLKEYSEEVTNLTSKDETEVKDDPSSKIEVQITSSEEDIEAGIDSSNGIEENTVVSESVPEVEQNDEEDSEEVLFDQEAETASATNEDNEGNQK; from the coding sequence ATGCCGGAAGAAAAGATACCAGACACGATTCTCCGCAAAGCGTCCGTCAACGAGTCAGAAGACCTCAACGATGATCTTCAGAATGTTCTGGACGACTCTGAGAGTCTGGACACGTTTTCCAACATCCAATCGGCCAACATGCCTTATTCGAATAGTGTCCATAATGCCATTCCAAGTGGAAAGCACAGAAGAACAGGCTCCGCCATGTCGTTCAGAAACAGCATCGACAATGAGAGTGTTTTTTCATCTACTGTCTACTACAACATCCTCAATTCACAGCTGGTTAACCCCGACGACTCACTCAATACAATACAGGGAGAATACCTGCCATTGGGACCTAACTCCATCTACGAGTTAACTATAGGGTCCGACACAGCCCGAGCTCGTAGAAAGAAGGCTCCTAAATCATCTGTCACTATCAATGGTGGGCTAACAACGGTAgcaaacttgaagtttcCAACCACAAGAGACATACCCCAGATCCAGTTGGTTAAGCTCAAGTCGCGTGTCAAGGATTCGGATTTGCAGGCCAAGTATGTAGCGAATCTCGAAGACGAGTACAAGTCCTTTGAGCTGAGCTACAGACAGCTTACTCAGGATACGTTATTTAAGTTCACACAACAGGAACAGGGTAAAGTGTCTGCGTCGTCGTCTGTGGCTAATTTCCAGGATGTAGAGTTTGGATCTGATGAGTTGAGTGCGATACCGAAAGTGTATCTCGAGGAAGAGTTCCGTCTTGATGATCCCCGAGTTTTCAAGCAAGTAATTGAAGGTGCCAGTATAATACCCTCAGATAATGACGATCCTTCTTCTCACTTAGTGAACAACACCGCGCTTCAAGAGAGAATCTCGCACTATTTGGACATCGTAGAAGTCAGTCTCATCAAGGAGATCTCCAAGACATCAGACTCTTTTTTCCTGACGATAGGCGATATCGAAAAGATCCAGACACATCTGAACGAATGTGTAGATAAGTTCCAGAGCATGAAGgagaaacttgaacaagttgaaaatggcCATTCCAGGAAGGGCTTACAGATCTTTGATAAACTtgttcagaagaaaaatgtaGAGCACTTGGAGTCATGTTTGTTACAATTAAAATATGTAGTTTCCACATTTGATTTGGCTAACAAGTCGTTCACGAATTCGCAATATTCAAAATGCTTGACGGAAACAATTCTCACGGAATGCTTGGTAGAAGGTTTAAATAAAAACcagattgaagatgaaagtCTTCGAGCCCTCTATCCAAGTTTTCAGTTTCCTCTTGTGGATTTGACTGGTTTGCCTGCATTGATCCATCTTCGTAATGATCTTCAAACCCTCAAGGACGAATGTAGCAAAGGATacatcaacgacttcatACAGGTGCTATTGGACGATTTACGTACACATTGCCGTTCAGTACCGGTGCAAGATACACTCAACAGACTCTATAATGGTATTGacaagacgaagaaataCCACTCAAAGCCCGTCAACAATTCTTATCTTGTGATCACAGACTCTAAGCGTCAGCAATTGATGGATTATGTCCGAAACTTAGCCAAGTCAGGCAGAATGGTACAAGCATATTCGTCATATCAGGATCGTATCATGACTGAAATCAAGGATATCATCAAGACCAATCTTCCCACACAATCACAAAATGGATCTACAGATATGTCCAACACGCCATCTAGATCTGCGTCTGTACCGCCTGAGAGTTTGAATAGCAATCCTTCTGCAATTTCTCAAAGTCAAACTGGTGAATCTTTGCAAGTTCCTCATTCTACAAACACTTCATTGTCTTCTAACATCAAGTCGCTTACACCTAAAGAATTTGAACAGATGTTTATCAAAACGTATGCGGATTTATCAGAATGTTTGCGTAGACTCACTGCTCACCAGAAGTTGCTACTTGATTTGGCACTTACGACTACAACTTCACTCGCTCCTGATTTTGATATCATGTCGCTTGACATTTCCATAGCCATCAGTAAGGCGATAGAGCTAACTCAAGTAAGACTTACCAGAGTTATCAATGTTAGACTGGAACAAACTGCCGACCTCACTGTACCTTTCTATCTCAGATTGAACTCTATCACGTCTGCTTACTTGCAAGAGTGTGAGCTTATATCTCCCGGCTTCAACGGAAGTGCACTCAGTGAGTGGTTCAGAAACCACTTGAACTACTTTGTGCACAGATTTCATCATAATGCATTGAAGGCTTTGGTAACAGATACAAACAGGGATACTTGGAAGGAAGTAACTCTGGCAGAAGCACTTTCTGAGGCTCAGGAAATTGTAGACGAAATCACAGGCTATACTGACTACATTCTCCTTAATGGTAACACTGGTTTTTCTGGTGAAAAGTGGCTAGAACCGCTTGATTTCCATGAAAAACCAGAAGTTCACCAAGATACAAAGGTTGTAGAAAATGACAAGATTCGTGTAACTATTGGCTCCGAGAGCTTTATGATTCCTAGCTTAGCGCTTAGATCTGTTAGACAAATTAGGGATTATCTAATTATCGCCAAGGTATTCACAAGTACAGCTTCTTCCATCGAAAACAACCTCTTGaactacttcaagttgttgaattccAAGACTTATCAAGCGGTTTTGAATGCTGGAGCTACCAGAACAGCCGGGTTGAAGCATATTTTTCCCAAGCATATAGCCTTATGTATTCAGTTGGTGGAGTTCAATTTGTCTTTGTTGGACAGGTTGAAGACAGTTTTCCCTTCTCGAGAATCCACTCCAGTTCCTGTTAGTGGATCGCCCAGTGAGGATTTGTCTTTCGCCAGAATCATCAGCAACTACAAAGACCATGAGAATGAACTTTTCTCCAAACTTGTGTCTATTTTGCACGATAGAACTGTCACCCATAGTGCTACTATTAAGAACATTAACTGGTCAGAGCCTCTTAAACATCCGCAGCAGTGCCATCAGTATATGGAAACTTTGGTGAAGGACACTTTGACGGTTACAAAGGCTATTTCGCGGTATTTGCCCGAGCTCAAGTGCTCGTTGATCTTACTGCAGATTTTCGATAACTACAAGAGAATCTTGGTTGAATGCTACTGTACTCAATTGCCTCAGTTTAAGGACTTCAATGAAAAGCACATGGTATTAAAGGATATCGACTACTTTAGAGTGAAGTTATGTGAACTTCCGGGCTACGGAAACTCCGGGCAGGTTATTTGGGAGAATGTTAACTCCTTGCCTACCGTTGAGGATACCaaaatggaagaagtaATGAGACATAACATAGCGGATgaaagattgcaaatcCTGAGTGTAAGAGGCTCGGCAAAGAGTTCTTTGGAAGTGCAAagatcttctgaagaaaaaCAAAGGAAGACTGAGGTACAACCGATTACGGAGAATCTTCCTGGTCAGGAGCTTCTAGTGTCTGCAatagaaccagaagaagagaaagaacttccGATATCAGAAAAGGAAGCCGTTCCTAAAAATGAAATAGCCGAAAAGGAGGATTCGGAGATTGATACAgaaattcttgagaagGCAGCAGTGACTGCTCCAGAGATCGCAGTCGATGAGGAAGAGCCCGAGAAAGATGAAGTAATAGACAAGCAGTTACCAGTCATAGATGAGAACGATGCAAAACCAGGAGATGGAGCTCTACTtccagaaaaggaagctCCTCAATCTGATCCAGATGATATTGTAAATGGGCCTGTACAGGACAAAGAGGAACCTGCCAAAGGGGATCTGGTTCAAatagatgaagatgtcaaaTTAGCTAGTGAAGTGGAAAACCCCACTGGGGGAGTTGCTGAGGAGCCTTTAAAGGAATACTCTGAAGAAGTGACTAATTTAACGTCTAAGGATGAAACTGAGGTTAAAGATGATCCATCTTCAAAGATTGAAGTACAGATAACTTCATCCGAAGAAGATATAGAAGCTGGGATAGACAGCAGCAATGGAATCGAAGAAAACACGGTTGTTTCAGAACTGGTGCCAGAGGTTGAGCAGAACGATGAAGAGGACTCGGAAGAGGTTCtttttgatcaagaagcaGAGACTGCTTCTGCTACTAATGAAGACAACGAAGGAAATCAAAAGTAA